A section of the Malus sylvestris chromosome 17, drMalSylv7.2, whole genome shotgun sequence genome encodes:
- the LOC126610775 gene encoding GDSL esterase/lipase At5g14450-like yields MEFWKLLLASGSFLASWVLAVGGQNLPPCSFPAIYNFGDSDSDIGGISATFESIKPHNGEAFFHKPAGRAADGRLVIDFIGYFYWLVSVLIEFVSTMPSRVRVSSPTIRILLATPPTCESVKLAVVGVTGAVG; encoded by the coding sequence ATGGAGTTTTGGAAACTGCTTCTGGCATCCGGGTCCTTCTTGGCTTCGTGGGTTTTGGCAGTGGGAGGCCAAAACTTACCACCCTGTTCTTTTCCGGCAATTTACAACTTCGGGGACTCAGATTCCGACATTGGCGGCATATCTGCTACATTTGAGTCAATCAAACCGCATAACGGCGAAGCATTCTTCCATAAGCCGGCCGGGAGGGCCGCTGATGGCCGCCTTGTCATAGACTTCATAGGTTACTTTTATTGGTTGGTTAGTGTGCTGATTGAGTTTGTTTCCACTATGCCGAGTCGGGTTCGGGTCTCCTCCCCAACAATCCGGATTCTCCTAGCGACACCACCAACATGTGAATCTGTAAAACTCGCCGTGGTCGGCGTCACCGGCGCAGTCGGTTAG